Genomic segment of Pagrus major chromosome 19, Pma_NU_1.0:
ctggtaGACAGGACCtagacacctgaacacaacaagatGGAAGTTAAAATCTGTAGATGTCAGCAAACAACTATTagttatgtaaagatatagtggagtcatggtgtcctgaacacagaatgacatcacactctcagtgtgtgtgttgtgatctgagctgtgtgcatgttagtgcatgtgagtgCCTCCCTGTTGCCTCATTTTGGATCCCACTGCTTATCTTGCTAAGATTGGCCCTAGTCGGCCTCTGATTATCTTACCCTGATATTCTTACCCAAACCAGTCTCATTCCTCATGTCTAAACCAACAGAGGCAACAGCAgtaggatccataataacgcctcTCTGTCGTACCTGGTACTTTCTTAACATGGTGGCAGGGACACAAACTTTatcatattacagctaaacagtgaaaatatatttctgagagaACGAGgaacttgattcatatttggtcAACACTGcctcaacactgacaaactgcagcccctcaatctgtataaagaataaatgatggagataaaaattaatttataatccaatcagatgtgttcaggttttaaatgtgtagctcaacattactgtgtcctcatcaatcAGCTTTTCTCCACAATGAGtagagtaactttgtcattgtgttattgtggattaGAGGCTGACATTTGTTCGGGAATCCCACGGGTCACGGGATTCCCGCGGGATGGGAGTCAACCTTACTATTAATCACGTGATTGGGACGGTACAGGATAAAAAAGTTAACGGGAGCAGACGGGAGCGGGAACCAACCAataggacaacaacaacaaaaaaacataggACAGGCGCACTGCCACTTTGTAGTTTTCTTCCCATAAGCCTACACTGTTACGCAAGTCAAAAGAACTACACGCCCCCGAAGCCAACAGTGCTTCCGGCCGCCGCTTTCCGCCGGAATTCAAAAGAAGAACAGCAATGGAGGGAGCAAACACCAGCGGAGAAACCGATGTGGTAAGGTGGACTAGTGCCAGTTGCCAAGAGGCTGCTGGCAATCCCAGCAACAAGTACTCCTTCTGAGCGTAGTTTCCGTGTTGCTGGGAGACTGATTGAGGAGAGGCGTTCCACCCTCAATCCAGAAAATGTTGATGCACTTTTGTTCTTACATAGCAACATATAAGGTTCCTGGACTCAACGTGTTAGATGATTCTGATAGTTAGCCCTAATAAATTTCTGGGCAGTGTTTTCTTGCaaatgtgttcaaatgtgtGATATGgcagttgtatttttatttagtatGTGAATTGTGAACTGCTCAATAAATtagtaaaatgcaacattatATGTTCTGTTTGGGTTTATTCAACTAAGGTAGTTATGGTGTGACCcatgtattgttttcttgtttgtttgttgtatttttactgtaactgaCCTCCAAAAGAGCTAGAAAAAGGGACTTAGCAGGTGGTCCTCCATAGAAAAACTAAGGGGACCACAGGccatgtattatttatgttttgtgccCTTTTGTGAAGGTTTCTTGTTTGGATTAAGGCAATAAATGCCTCCTTATATTACCACAGATGAACTGTTCCTGTTGCCATATCTTTTGAAATAACACTGCAGaaagtaatctaaaaagaaTGGGGAGaagatcaaatcaaattcaatgTATTGCCTAAAgactagaagaaaaaaaaaaagggagcgGGATGCGAGTGGGAGTGGGAGTCATTTTACCAGGAGTGGGATGGgacaggaattttttttttactctggccCGGGATTGGGACCAgacaagatttttttctgtgggagtGGGATGGGACAGGAATGAAAATCCACTCCTGTGTCACCCTctattgtggatcatcatcagccttctacagacatcatccacatgtcagcacaacattcatacagctgttcatgtcaacacagatcaataacatgatgctgatctcagtcaggtctgttattagaggagaaaaaactgaattttcttttaaacatcttcttttgaaaatatgctttgatctgtgtgtgttctgtaggatcaatatcaatgatcagacattatttgtgaaaacacattgacatcaacagaaatcaaaatattCTACTTCAGCTTCTAaactttatcaatttaaatcaaatgttagttcagttcttctgttaacagattaaatcataaacattaattaactttaacaactaactgaacattttctacagtttcttgaagaaacagaagtcttttgtgactgaagaagaaatttagttcaagaaaattgaaaatatgaaccaaaggaaatctataactttatcaatgtaagttatgtattaatgtaaactcaaatattagttagcagtaacagagtcagtgaactgacctcagagtctccagtctacagtttggactctgtagaaaatcacacagcagcttcactcctgaatcctgcagctcgttgttgttgtccagctgcagctctctcagatgggaggggttggacttcagagctgaggccagagaagcacagctgatctctgacaaactgcagcgctCCAATCTGAACAAAGAATAAATTATGTAAGTTTAggagacaatgttcctgcttgaaatcattcagtgtttaataatctgttcagagctgaagaaggttcagaatgtagaagtttagaaaatggaaactccaaacacctgaacccaacaggatgcaggttcaacactgtcaaatacacaaagtgacaaaacaagtatatggttactcaaggtgcctaaatgtgtccagttcattactgaggaagtcagtggtagagtttatgatttgaactcttggatattaaaaaagctggtgtgcaaatgtttattatggtcccagtaatatttgttgttagcatgcactgaagtagcagatcacatgatattttaatgcagttttaattaaaaaggttATATCCTGACACGTCAGAGTGAGTAAAAAGACTTCAAGTAAGTCTTCAAGTCAAAAAAGTTAAACTAAATCCACAAAagtgatcaaaagtcaacatgtaacatttcaagcACATCAAATGTCTTTCACTTAAATTCTGCTCCTCGGCTCTTTTCTAATTAGACGTACACATAgagcatctttataataaagatcatgaattgataacatgaagccttttatgtgataagcaggacgctgcttcttctgtaacaatgaagttaaaaggaccatagacttgtgtgattatatgtggggaggggttttcttaagcctgtggtctgtgcctgtgtgtgtttgctgcacatctctgaggaacaaatacagaaacacacaatcacaaacagcagcgacactatttctagtaaattaccagtgttttgtcagattcactCACAGAATCCTGCCAAAATAGGACAGATTGTGAAAGGATATGGAGCCAGATCAAGGCCAAAAGGTTTATTAATTTGGAAAAAATTatgtgttgaaaaaataaaatttgaacttgaaagttCAAGTTCTGATcttgaatcataaaaaaatcaaaaacattttcaaaataaaaataagtgaaggaaaaggttcaattcaatttaaatatgatttgatatttgaggtgttattttttcatctggctTCATAAAAGGATCAGTAGAAATCATAAGCTGGCCATGGAGGACCACAGCACGGGGCGCTCAGTCTGGACAGCCCAGTTGGACACCTAAAACAAGCAGGTAGCACTTGGCAGCACGTCAGCCTCTTGCGTGTCCCAcacaagtgagagaggagacaattatcaataaaggggaaagtttcacacaaagttatgtgaattttggaagcaatgttttctttttggcagctgtttcaCCCATTTCCAGGGGCAAAGTGAGTGGAGCAGAGCATTAGTGACACAGGGACGAGTGGCAAACGTCAGGCAGGGTTGTTGGCACATGCTCAACTCTCCCTCTgagttgggttgccaggtaccacgACACATACCCCCACACAGAACCTGAGAGACCtttttgatttgtatcactatgaaaaTTGGAGATTAATAGAGATGTGACGATACACTCAGCTCACGAGATGAGACGATACACGATGTTGGGTTCATGAGAACGAGACGAGATTTTAacacttttccttttatttaacttacaaaatgtaaaacaatgcaggtccattttgaaatgttttaactagtaatcatcttgtaatgaatgtgacttcagctctactttgtgactgagtatgaatcatatgcagtaaaagacacaaacaatatgtaagaactgtaaaaggtttcaccacaaactcaactgactggcttctctcctgtatgatttctcatgagtctcttcagaccttataactgtgcatgaactatgtgtgagcttctaacttctaattgaagctgtgtgaccttctaactgaactcctctccacaaattcaaagtgaaaaataaaaacagtataaataacaaaaatgaataaCACTAAGTTTTTCTTAGTCTTCTTGttttaagtgcaaacaataatcaaagtagttctctctcaatacttaaagtgcaaacagagactgacatgatttccctccaagcatgatacagagctgagagctggctacaactacactgcccagcctaAGATATGGTCACGTTCTTGTTCAAGAATATGAGCATGTCTACGTTTTCTGGCAGCAGTTGAGACCTTTGGGCACTAACTATGTCGCCTGCAGTTGAAAAGACACGCTCACTTGGAGCGGAGgtagcagggatggaaaggtaTGCTATCTGTGTAGAGGTTCAGGACCACTGGGATGGTGTACTTTGATTCCAATGTGTGGAGGAGTCGCCAGTTTTCCACCATGGGAAATGGCCTCATGTCagctgcaatgaaaacactgatggcACCAGGCaccaaaatgctgccacacaaacGACTTAAAAGTGGCGGGAGCATCTTCTATGCTAATTTCGAGTTCAATGTCAGAAACGTTTTAATATCACAAGATCTCGTGACACAAGATCTCGTCACACCCCGAGATATTAACAGGAGAAATTACCAAACGGGAGCACAGCAGGTGAAAGGCTTAAAAATAGGGAAAGGctcctgtctcacttcctggtaGACAGGATGtagacacctgaacacaacaagatggaagttaaaatacaactattagttatgtaaagatatagtggagtcatggtgtcctgaacacagaatgacgtcacactctcagtgtgtgtgttgtgatctgagctgtgtgcatgttagtgcatgtgagtgcctcccttttctctaaaatgagtacAGATAAGATGAACCTTTCTTGATCCCTGTAGAAAAAATCAAGTTgacactgcagcacaaaggaaCAGTGTGCAAACAATAACAGATAATAGCAACTCGAGGTCGGAAGTgactaagagaaaaaaaaaaatagaataaaatgaaaacatactccaaaaacacacacacacacacacacacacacacacacacacacactgtaactttgtcattgtgttattgtggatcatcatcagccttctacagacatcatccacatgtcagcacaacattcatacagctgttcatgtcaacacagattaataacatgctgctgatctcagtcaggtctggaACTAGAGGATCATCATTAAATAAGACATGTAGGGCTGTATAGCCTGTGTAATTAAAGGAGAGGTCCACATTCACTCAAgtctgtataaaaaaaacagctcttaaAAGTAAAGTTGGTAATTTAGGTAATTTGTTAAAAGTTCAAAAGTGAGTCGAGTGAgttaaaatacatattaaaacatttacaaacatttgatttatttgcaaTATATCATATTTTGTGTTGCCATCTACTGATCAGCAGTAATTCACAGTCAACACAATTATTCAGCCTTGGAGACAATTGGTCTGTAAGTAATGTGCATAAATAattatcaaacacatttttaaaggaatgTCAGGTTTTGATAAGAAATGCGAAAAATGGACAGACCATAAATTTCAAAGCAGAGACACCACCGAAAACTTGGACTGATGtcagagacatttgaggatTATTATTAAGAACATGTACCCCATTGATGCTGTAATGTGTTCTTTAATGTTGTTATATGCCGAAAATTAATAAAatctgagtaaaaaaaaaaaaaaaaggaatgtcaggtaacactttacagtacagtacacaaaaatgtgacaagTTACTAAGAAACGAGTGAGAAATGAATCAAACACCCTGATAATCAATGAACTGGTAAGTAAtcgctctttttcttttttttgaggGTCGTTTTGGCTTcagaacaaactgaactgaactgtttaCTGTAGCACTTGATCAATGACAATTACTTCAactaaacttaaaaaagaaacctgaaagaaatgtcctttgttttgtggattttgtgtgtttttgtgagtatTTAAATATATGCATGAGAACGAGCTCGACCCTCCCTACACACTCAAAACTCCTCAACACTGAACAGACAGTGACTGAtgtcagtctgatgtttcacttcacttgttGGGGAACTCAGAAAGTAACTAAGCATTAAGTAATTAGTACGAATGAATCATCGCTAGTGTTTGTCCTCTAAGCAGCTGGTTCAGGAAcgactcatgaagaaagtggtcagtatgttgattcatggatatttatgaactaatcatgacatcattttttattaatatggtatctcccagtctgttcttcagaaactcatcattatctattAAATATAGTAGTAACTACTCTCATTTTGTGTAGAACGTTGTAAAGTGTTACTgaatgtcattttataaacttttcTATTGTTTTGGTCAAACTATGAGTATAATACTGATAATGTTTGTCAAATGATGaagtcaaaacagtttgaaacattctgttctgattaacatttgATATTTACATCAGTGGTCCAGCTGATCTACAGCAGATGGACAAATACCAtcacaggtaagaggaaaacatatatttttataccatggtctgggtgaaaactggatcctgattggctgcaggctgTCCATAAACTTTTGATATACCAACACCTCTGGAAGTACTCGagtagttccagtgaaactgtCCGTTCTAAATTAATGATCCTGTTTCTAAAATGAGTGGGACTGGCATCAGCTGGATGCAAACACTTACAAGttagaaataaactgaatgaaaaaagttaataaatagaaacactgaatagagtccttcagtgcagcatcctctaaataaacaaaatactaAATTGTGGCCATGAAGTAGGTATAATGGGTGCACGAAATactaattaataatattaatatcatttCTGGACAGCTGGGTAAGCAAATCGAGCACACCTTCTCTAGAAACTGCAATAGCCTACGTGATGTCCTTAAGGTGAGTGTCTTTTCTTATTCTGTTCTAGTCAATATCTTGTTATCCCGCATTTAGGCAGTTATTTAATTAGGCCTATGTTTGATACTTTGTTACAACGGGTAGCCTATCTGCTGACATCTCACCCGACTTACAAACTGCAATGTCAGGCTTTTCAGATCTTTGTAGCTCATTCCCAGcctaaaataaaattcaatcaTACTATCCCTGTCCATCATGTAGCTTAAGCCCCTCTACTGCCTCTACCTTAGACCTTAGAGAAGGTGTGCTCGATTTGCTTACCCAGCTGTCCAGGAATGATATTAATATTACTAATTAGTATTTCATGCGCACATTATACTTATTTCGTGGCCACAAATTAGTATTTCGTGCGCATGTTATAGCTATATTGTGGccacaatttaattttttttttttaccatgtcaTGTCTGGGGCTACGTACATTTAGATtcacagaaaatgtctcaaagaactgacatttcttcagatttatgCTGCTGCTAATCTTCAGAGTTAATTAACTAAACTGTTTACGTCTCAGTGAAGGGCTTGAATTGAATAtatggaaaaacaagacaatgaactgacctcagaatCTCTAGAGCACAGTTTtgactctccagtccaacagacaggagcttcactcctgaatccttcaggcTGTTGAaactcaggtccagctgtctcagatgggaggggttggacttcagagctgaggccacaacttcacagtgagtctctgagagTCCACAGCCAGAAAGTCTGTCATGAcacagatattaaaaaaatgttattatgaatgaactttatatttacttcctgcatttgatgtcaaacagaaacagaaatctacatttaaattattaatattttgccAGCTAATACAGATGTGATTCAGAACAGTTGACTTCTATAAAGACTTGTATGATTTACACGTTTATGGTGTTGCCAttggtgattttgatttatACACCTACTGTCTTTTCAAATACTATTGTACATTGCAGTCCTGAACATTCACAATTCTTTATTCTTCACGTTTCATCTAGTTGTTGGTTCAGTTTTGGTGTTTTCCTTTCCAGCTGTATGTCTCTTCTGTGTAACTACACTGAGAACAATGATAAACTGGAGTCAGATTCCTTGTGTGTCAACACATATTTGGccaaataaagctgattctgattctacagaacaaaaatacacaaagattaaaactaaataagagtcaagtcagaaaaaaatctcatgtcATGTATAAAAGGTAAAGTAGAAGCTTTAATTTGAGCTGGAACTTTTTGGTCCATTTGCTCACTGTGAAATGTCTCTAAACCGACATAATGAGAACAATAACTGCATGAAAGAAATTCTCAAGGACTttagaaacatcacatgaaaaatgatacagatcttATTTTAAACTCTTCAGTATAGTGGttaaaaaacctctttcatTAGTTTCACCAGGGTTTCTTCTATCACCCAAAGAAAGATTCatagaagaaaaactgtcacatttaatgatcattagaaataaatggaataactgAGTTCAACAACCTGACAGCTATAAACACATCCAACTGAAACATCTACATTGTTGCACTCATggtaagtgaaacatttttttaaaataatcacaattgtagttaaaaatgtaagcgctgtttcaaaataaattattttatagtttgtatATCAGAAGAATTAAACTGCTAATCTACACTGatttataatgttgataatcacatctggactcacagagccttcctgcagttcctcacagctggaatcagtctcagtCGTCCCTCCGTTGATGTGTTGTACTTCTCGAGGTtcaactcatccagaacctcctctgacatctgcagcatgtaggccagagctgagcagtggaacacagagagtttcttctctgatctgttctctgacttcagcaacttttggatctcctgatgaactgagtggtcgttcatctccatcagacagtggaagatgttgatgcttctgtcaggagagacatcatctctgttcatctccttcagattcttgatggctctctggatgttTTTTGGACTCTTGTGtgtctgacccagcagacctcctaagagtctctggttggacttcagagagaggccatgaaggaagcgaacaaacaggtccaggtggccatttttactttcaagggaTTTCTCCATGACGCTCCTCAGGAAGTCACCCAGGGATGGGTAACGGGTCTCCACGCCATCAACGCCTCTAACAAAAAACGTAGAAATCTTCTCAAGACCAGACTTTGGTTTTGAGTCCCCGAGCATGAAGTCTTTTAGGAAGTCCTCCAGGACctttgtgttcctgttggtgtaacagtggaacatgtagactgcagccagaaactcctgaacgctcagatgaacaaagcagtagactgttttctggaagatcacactctctcttctgaagatctctgtacaaactcctgagtacaccgaggcctctgtgacattaagaccacatcgctccaggtcttcttggtagaacatgatgtttcctgtctccagatgttcaaacgccagcctccccagcttcagaagaacttccctgtcagcctccgtcagctcctgtggactcgtctcacgtccctcatcgtacttctgcttcttcctctttgtctggaccagcaggaagtgtgagtacatgtcagtcagggtcttgggcagctctcctctctggcctgtagtcaacatgtgctccagaactgtagcagtgatccagcagaagactgggatcagacacatgatgtggaggctcctggaggtcttgatgtgtgagatgactctgctggacagatcttcatcactgaacctcctcctgaagtactcctccttctggatgtcagtgaagcctcgtacttctgttaccctgtcaacacatgaaggagggatctgattggctgctgcaggtcgggaagttatccagacgagagccgagggaagcagcttcccctcgatgaggtttgtcagcagcgcgctgactgatgacttctgtgtgacatcagacacgacctcatcgttcttgaaatccagtgaaagtctgctttcatccaggccgtcaaagatgaacagaagtttacagacagcgagcttctctgctgtcaccttctgtaatgttggatggaaaacatggagcagcctgagaagactgtactgctcatctctgatcaggttcagctccctgaacgagagcagaaccagcagactgacatcttggttttcggagccctctgcccagtccagagtgaacttctgcactgagaaggtttttccaactccagcgacgccgttggtcagaacgactctgatgcgtctctgttggtcaggtgagactttaaagatgtcgctgcACTTGATTGGAGTGTCATGGAGGGTCTCCATCTTGGAAGCTGTCTCTAGCtgtctcacctcatgttgggtattaacctcttcactctgtccctctgtgatgtagagctcagtgtagatcctgttgaggagggttccacttcctgtttcatcacttccttcagtcacacgttcacatctcctcctcagactgatcttatgttcatctaaagcctcctgcagaacactatcagctgaaggagaagaaaatattctgggATTAAATTGAGAGCAAGAATcttgattaaatcaaaaagttccttttttcagacatgaagacatcagcagacagatgtacagtcttactttgtacagtgttgGTCTGACTGACTAAGACTGGACAGCaggacagctgctcctccacagaaacacttccctctgtctttctgaagagataaaggaaaatcCCTCAGATTAGAAATCACAGATCAGTCTGacaaaagagaagacagactgtAAACATAAGTATGTCTTCTCCAAGCTCTGAATCTGGACTGAACTCCCAATcactaacagtttgtttttgtctgagtcacagtggagcagtttgcatcatttgattttagtaaacaaacttattttaatgggaaattttattacacaaacaaacaggaccacaaaacatgacctcattAGCAGCTATTAAAAACTTAAACCATACTGGACAAAGTACACGGCCACACTTAGTACAATATaccctcctcttttttcaacaactgtgtttgataaaaaaggttttatgaagataaaaacaatgtcAGAGTGAAGATTTTGGGACAGTTTCCATGAGATACAAAGTTTTAAACTGTAATTTACAGAAAAAGAATTGTGTCATATATTTGGGCAGCTACAGTCATATAATGGTAATGATTTAAttatataaactgaagttagtatcagttctcttactgtgtgtctgagggtccaggttcagtACTGAATTCTAGAGGAAAacctttggaccggtcactcttcatagacagacagctggagactgaagactcttctctccgtctgtggtactgacttctggaaacaccaacatgtttgtatttatttcatctaaatacacaaattgctgatactgacagtttggcgattaaaaacatggcagtcttcttactgtgtgtctgagggtccaggttcattactgaagtctGGAGGTAAACTtctggaccagtcactcttcatagacagacagctggagactggagactctgctccgtcctcctcttcctccacacaatcactcatcttctgcacttcagaaagcactgaggtaaatatgtagcacatggaaggagaacaacatgaagacaaggaggacaaacaggtgaaacaagatgcagaggaggagggtgtaaaATGGAGATGGTGAAGCCTGCAGACTCATCACCCAATGTGACGCtaaacaaaagtgacatttacaaagaTCGGCCTTGTCTCTGTCTAATTAAAGGGACGTCCCTCAGTATGATGTCCTG
This window contains:
- the LOC141014229 gene encoding NLR family CARD domain-containing protein 3-like codes for the protein MSDCVEEEEDGAESPVSSCLSMKSDWSRSLPPDFSNEPGPSDTQSQYHRRREESSVSSCLSMKSDRSKGFPLEFSTEPGPSDTQKTEGSVSVEEQLSCCPVLVSQTNTVQTDSVLQEALDEHKISLRRRCERVTEGSDETGSGTLLNRIYTELYITEGQSEEVNTQHEVRQLETASKMETLHDTPIKCSDIFKVSPDQQRRIRVVLTNGVAGVGKTFSVQKFTLDWAEGSENQDVSLLVLLSFRELNLIRDEQYSLLRLLHVFHPTLQKVTAEKLAVCKLLFIFDGLDESRLSLDFKNDEVVSDVTQKSSVSALLTNLIEGKLLPSALVWITSRPAAANQIPPSCVDRVTEVRGFTDIQKEEYFRRRFSDEDLSSRVISHIKTSRSLHIMCLIPVFCWITATVLEHMLTTGQRGELPKTLTDMYSHFLLVQTKRKKQKYDEGRETSPQELTEADREVLLKLGRLAFEHLETGNIMFYQEDLERCGLNVTEASVYSGVCTEIFRRESVIFQKTVYCFVHLSVQEFLAAVYMFHCYTNRNTKVLEDFLKDFMLGDSKPKSGLEKISTFFVRGVDGVETRYPSLGDFLRSVMEKSLESKNGHLDLFVRFLHGLSLKSNQRLLGGLLGQTHKSPKNIQRAIKNLKEMNRDDVSPDRSINIFHCLMEMNDHSVHQEIQKLLKSENRSEKKLSVFHCSALAYMLQMSEEVLDELNLEKYNTSTEGRLRLIPAVRNCRKALLSGCGLSETHCEVVASALKSNPSHLRQLDLSFNSLKDSGVKLLSVGLESQNCALEILRLERCSLSEISCASLASALKSNPSHLRELQLDNNNELQDSGVKLLCDFLQSPNCRLETLRLWSCSLSEISCASLASALKSNPSHLRHLQLENNELQDSGVKLLCDFLQSPNCRLETLRLEGCSLSEISCASLASALKSNPSHLRELQLDNNKLQDSGVKLLCDFLQSPNCRLETLSLWRCSLSEISCASLASALKSNPSHLRELSLSGNNLQYSDMKLLCDFLQSPRCRLKYLRW